The following coding sequences are from one Nitrosopumilaceae archaeon window:
- a CDS encoding winged helix-turn-helix domain-containing protein: MIVRQLNRKSELQTCKNISKQQYRSEMGIISEILGVAMDNGRGGAIISSIARRANLSHYAVIEKCQKLIDAGLVESASNNRNHTFVVTEKGIQFFQELQKFIEIAQSIKVRF, translated from the coding sequence ATGATAGTTAGGCAATTAAATAGAAAATCGGAACTACAAACTTGTAAGAACATTTCAAAACAGCAATACAGATCAGAGATGGGCATAATTTCAGAGATTTTAGGTGTAGCCATGGATAATGGTAGAGGCGGAGCAATAATTTCTTCAATAGCCAGAAGAGCCAATCTATCACATTATGCAGTAATTGAGAAATGTCAGAAGTTAATAGATGCAGGATTGGTAGAATCTGCAAGTAATAATAGAAATCATACTTTCGTTGTTACAGAAAAGGGAATACAATTTTTTCAAGAGTTGCAAAAATTCATAGAAATTGCACAGTCAATAAAAGTAAGATTTTAA
- a CDS encoding PEFG-CTERM sorting domain-containing protein, producing MTASGDDGLTVSFTYAKDRTIIATLIGSTQDKINNQSTPEFGSLTSFVITISIIGVVVFSRRYKTISKPC from the coding sequence TTGACTGCGTCAGGAGATGATGGCTTAACAGTTTCATTTACCTATGCAAAAGATAGAACAATTATTGCTACTTTGATAGGTTCGACACAAGATAAAATCAACAATCAATCAACACCAGAATTTGGATCATTGACAAGCTTTGTTATTACAATATCAATTATTGGAGTTGTAGTATTTTCGAGACGATATAAAACAATTAGCAAACCATGTTAG
- a CDS encoding RtcB family protein, which yields MASLIPKKIGNMEYRIEADSNRGMKVPVTIYADEALMQKMMTDRTITQAINVSTLPGVQKHIVVLPDGHEGYGFPVGGVAAMDAEEGMISPGGVGYDINCGVRLIRTNLTEKDVRPKLKDLVTELFNSIPSGVGSKGSVKLNFSELDEVLVKGVRWAIDHGYGSNDDADVCEENGQIKNADPNKISPTARKRGAPQLGSLGSGNHFLEVQKVQEIHDKEAAKRMGIYNEGQITILIHCGSRGFGHQVCSDYLRVSEQALQKYNITLADRELACVPNSSEEGESYRKAMFAALNYAWSNRQMITHWTRKAFERVFKQSEADLDMKLIYDVAHNIAKVEKHKIDGKLKSVVVHRKGATRAFPAGRDEIPQKYRDLGQPVFIPGSMGTGSWILLGQPNSMELSFGSTAHGAGRMMSRSAARRNFTEVQVQKSLVDKGIFIKALTREGVVEETPEAYKDVDAVANVSHELGIATKVAKLVPIGVIKG from the coding sequence ATGGCATCATTAATTCCAAAAAAAATTGGGAACATGGAATATAGAATTGAAGCTGATTCAAACCGAGGAATGAAAGTCCCTGTTACGATATATGCAGATGAGGCATTAATGCAAAAAATGATGACTGATAGAACAATTACACAGGCAATAAACGTCTCAACTTTGCCTGGTGTACAAAAACATATTGTAGTTTTACCAGATGGACATGAAGGATACGGATTTCCAGTAGGAGGTGTTGCTGCAATGGACGCAGAAGAAGGAATGATTAGTCCAGGAGGTGTAGGTTACGATATTAACTGTGGTGTCAGACTAATACGAACAAATCTTACTGAAAAAGATGTAAGACCAAAACTTAAAGACCTTGTAACAGAACTTTTCAATTCAATTCCATCTGGAGTTGGATCAAAAGGATCTGTCAAATTGAATTTTTCAGAACTTGATGAAGTATTGGTAAAAGGAGTACGCTGGGCTATCGATCACGGTTATGGTTCAAATGATGATGCAGATGTCTGTGAAGAAAATGGTCAGATAAAAAATGCTGATCCAAATAAGATATCTCCAACAGCACGAAAACGCGGAGCTCCACAACTTGGAAGCCTTGGTTCAGGTAACCATTTTCTTGAAGTTCAAAAAGTACAAGAAATCCATGACAAAGAAGCTGCAAAAAGAATGGGCATCTATAACGAAGGACAAATTACTATTTTGATTCATTGTGGTTCTAGAGGTTTTGGTCATCAAGTATGTAGTGACTATCTTAGAGTTTCAGAACAAGCACTACAAAAATACAATATAACATTAGCTGATAGAGAATTAGCATGTGTGCCAAATTCATCTGAAGAAGGAGAATCATACAGAAAAGCAATGTTTGCTGCCTTAAACTATGCTTGGAGTAATAGGCAAATGATCACACACTGGACAAGAAAGGCCTTTGAACGAGTCTTCAAACAATCAGAAGCAGATTTGGATATGAAATTAATCTATGATGTTGCCCATAATATTGCCAAGGTAGAAAAGCATAAAATCGATGGCAAGCTGAAATCGGTAGTCGTACATAGAAAGGGTGCAACCAGAGCATTTCCAGCAGGAAGAGATGAAATTCCGCAAAAATACAGAGACTTGGGTCAACCGGTCTTTATTCCTGGTTCTATGGGTACTGGTAGCTGGATTCTTTTGGGTCAACCTAATTCCATGGAACTAAGCTTTGGTTCAACAGCACATGGTGCAGGAAGAATGATGTCAAGATCTGCAGCTAGACGCAACTTTACTGAGGTACAAGTACAAAAATCACTTGTAGATAAAGGAATTTTCATCAAAGCTCTTACAAGAGAAGGAGTAGTGGAAGAAACACCAGAGGCTTACAAAGACGTGGATGCTGTCGCTAATGTATCACATGAACTTGGAATCGCAACCAAAGTTGCAAAACTTGTTCCAATTGGAGTAATTAAGGGATGA
- a CDS encoding DNA-binding protein, giving the protein MSEEDKELELLKAKRLREMQKNITEQQKQEELKTQKPSTPNAPSPREILVKQLGYRGLEILQNAESQFPNETKMVVDKLAELIQSGEVTEIIDGGKLLALFRSIGIRVRVETTIHVEEDGKLVSWSDKLKERTMESKENTSQETSEQNTL; this is encoded by the coding sequence ATGAGCGAGGAAGATAAAGAACTAGAACTTTTAAAAGCAAAAAGATTGCGCGAGATGCAAAAAAATATTACAGAACAACAAAAACAAGAGGAACTAAAGACGCAGAAACCTTCTACACCAAACGCTCCTTCTCCAAGAGAAATTCTTGTAAAACAACTAGGTTATCGTGGTCTGGAAATTCTTCAAAATGCAGAAAGTCAATTTCCAAATGAAACTAAAATGGTTGTAGACAAGCTTGCTGAGCTTATCCAGTCAGGAGAAGTCACAGAAATAATTGACGGTGGAAAACTACTTGCTCTTTTTCGCTCTATTGGAATTCGTGTTAGAGTAGAAACTACTATTCATGTAGAAGAAGATGGAAAGCTTGTTTCATGGTCTGATAAATTGAAAGAGCGTACAATGGAATCTAAAGAAAACACTTCACAAGAAACTTCTGAACAAAATACTCTGTAA
- a CDS encoding DUF6328 family protein, protein MVDKDDEEKKDDLVKDYGAVLRESAILTSFSGFLFGFLLNISISSSASFILIDKIIILISLLSITTSVSLFIMPIIYHHLEYPYIDFEKFKQRSHRFTLFGLIPAMITLFLGLQLAMSFLVGNIVFSFLVGTIPFVLIYAFYRLRKFKTQN, encoded by the coding sequence TTGGTTGACAAAGATGATGAAGAAAAAAAAGATGATTTGGTCAAAGACTACGGAGCAGTATTAAGAGAAAGTGCGATTTTAACATCTTTTTCAGGTTTTCTGTTTGGATTTTTGTTAAATATCTCTATAAGTTCCTCTGCCAGCTTTATTCTTATAGATAAAATCATAATTTTGATATCTTTACTTTCAATAACTACATCAGTTTCACTTTTTATAATGCCTATAATTTATCACCATTTAGAGTACCCGTATATTGATTTTGAGAAATTCAAGCAACGGAGTCATCGTTTCACATTATTTGGTTTAATTCCCGCAATGATCACACTATTCTTGGGTTTACAACTTGCCATGAGCTTTTTGGTAGGAAATATTGTTTTCTCATTCTTAGTTGGCACGATACCTTTTGTGCTCATATATGCATTTTACCGATTAAGAAAGTTCAAAACTCAGAACTAG
- a CDS encoding 30S ribosomal protein S11 — protein MLSEQEAKEKWGIAHIYSSYNNTIVHITDLSGAETVAISSGGRHVNADRYESSPYAAMKSTGAVVEVAHDRGFTGLHIRVRAVGGVGARVPGPGAQAAIRALARGGFKIGRIDDVTPIPHDTTRKKGGKRGRRV, from the coding sequence ATGTTGTCGGAACAAGAAGCTAAAGAAAAATGGGGAATTGCCCATATCTATAGTAGTTATAACAATACAATTGTTCACATCACAGATCTCTCTGGTGCCGAAACTGTTGCAATTAGTTCTGGAGGAAGACATGTAAATGCAGACAGATACGAATCCTCTCCATATGCAGCCATGAAATCCACAGGCGCTGTTGTTGAAGTTGCACATGACAGAGGCTTTACTGGTCTTCACATTAGAGTAAGAGCAGTAGGCGGAGTAGGAGCTAGAGTTCCAGGTCCCGGAGCACAAGCAGCAATAAGAGCACTAGCAAGAGGTGGCTTTAAGATTGGAAGAATAGACGATGTAACTCCAATACCACATGACACAACCCGCAAAAAAGGCGGTAAAAGAGGAAGAAGAGTTTAA
- the thiL gene encoding thiamine-phosphate kinase, with translation MNKPDEIEIIKIFQQSFRRKSKFVPEDVEILRMNKDIVIAKSDMLVESTDVPPGMKNNEIARKSMVACVSDFACKGIKPQYATVSLAIPKGFSRSKIKKLAAGFSMASKEYGIKIVGGDLNEGKELVIDISMFGISKKIVKRSGARINDVIITSGPFGYCSAGLKIILAHLKADAKFIKKCKQHVNKPTPRLEFGLGISDYISSSMDSSDGLSATLNEMSRQSRKKFVITKLPTKPDVEKFANTNKIKLADLIFCGGEEYEIVATVSVHNLDKVRQIAKMYKTPLFEIGYVINGRNVVYCQGNKLIPVKKCGWLHFKS, from the coding sequence ATGAACAAGCCAGACGAAATAGAAATAATTAAAATATTTCAGCAAAGTTTTAGAAGAAAGTCAAAATTCGTACCTGAGGATGTAGAAATTCTGAGAATGAACAAAGATATCGTTATAGCCAAATCAGATATGTTAGTTGAAAGCACAGATGTGCCTCCAGGCATGAAAAATAATGAGATCGCTAGAAAAAGTATGGTTGCATGTGTGAGTGACTTTGCCTGTAAGGGGATAAAGCCGCAATATGCTACTGTTTCTCTTGCAATTCCAAAAGGATTTTCTAGATCCAAAATAAAGAAGTTGGCTGCTGGTTTTTCCATGGCATCAAAAGAATATGGCATCAAAATTGTTGGCGGAGATCTAAATGAGGGAAAGGAATTAGTAATTGACATATCCATGTTTGGCATTTCAAAAAAAATAGTCAAACGAAGCGGTGCTAGGATAAATGATGTTATTATTACATCTGGCCCATTTGGTTATTGTTCTGCTGGATTGAAAATTATTTTAGCTCATCTTAAAGCAGATGCAAAGTTTATTAAAAAATGTAAACAACATGTAAACAAACCAACCCCAAGATTAGAATTTGGTTTAGGAATTTCAGACTATATTTCATCGTCAATGGATTCAAGTGATGGATTATCTGCTACTTTAAACGAGATGAGCAGACAAAGTAGAAAAAAATTTGTAATTACAAAACTTCCTACCAAACCAGATGTAGAAAAGTTTGCAAATACAAATAAAATCAAATTAGCAGATCTTATTTTTTGTGGTGGTGAAGAATATGAAATCGTAGCTACCGTATCAGTACATAATTTAGACAAAGTTAGACAAATAGCAAAGATGTACAAAACGCCCTTATTTGAAATTGGATATGTTATAAATGGTCGAAATGTTGTTTACTGTCAAGGAAACAAACTAATTCCTGTGAAAAAGTGCGGCTGGCTTCATTTCAAATCCTAA
- a CDS encoding phosphomannomutase, translating to MKVSISGVRGIFGRDLNLTDIIKFCQNFSLLVKSKKCVVAQDTRPSSKIVSEVAIASLMERGLAVYNLGIAPTPVAFRESRKYGSGIIITSSHNPLQWNGLKFIINGRGINEKELEWITRENKFSKEKIGLEFETNSKYISDAIKLVGKVKGSPKVAIDVGGGAAFEVAPKMLETLGCKIQKINGKPGISSHGPDPTYENLTELCLATKKCDIGFAFDLDGDRLVVVKNGKKQAPDITLGLGIAKALEIGYKRFVLSIDSSVSIEKFIKTHGGQVQRSKVGEANVVDLMIKTKSHAGGEGSSAGFILPEFNMCRDGILTSGLIAGMLGTKTFTDVMKFMEQYFQFRTKVEVGSVFHKKTLQILLNKMKKQYSEIITLDGIKLIIDEDSWSLVRQSNTEHIIRISTESNNLKKARSIQKQVTELVNQSYEQARRNRNN from the coding sequence TTGAAAGTATCCATCTCTGGGGTAAGAGGAATTTTTGGTCGTGATCTAAACCTTACTGACATAATAAAATTTTGTCAGAATTTTTCTTTGTTAGTAAAATCAAAAAAATGTGTTGTTGCTCAAGATACAAGACCCTCAAGTAAAATTGTAAGTGAGGTTGCCATTGCTTCTTTGATGGAAAGAGGACTCGCTGTATACAATTTAGGAATTGCACCAACACCTGTGGCTTTTAGAGAATCACGAAAATATGGAAGTGGTATCATAATCACTTCGTCACACAACCCCCTGCAGTGGAATGGCCTAAAATTCATCATAAATGGAAGAGGTATAAATGAAAAGGAATTAGAATGGATTACTCGGGAAAACAAGTTTTCAAAAGAAAAAATTGGTTTAGAATTCGAGACAAATTCTAAATACATATCAGATGCCATAAAATTAGTTGGCAAGGTAAAAGGATCACCAAAAGTTGCAATAGATGTTGGTGGCGGGGCAGCATTTGAAGTTGCACCAAAAATGCTTGAAACTCTTGGTTGCAAGATACAGAAAATCAACGGAAAGCCTGGAATTTCTTCACATGGTCCTGATCCCACATATGAGAACCTTACAGAGCTATGTTTAGCAACAAAAAAGTGTGACATAGGATTTGCGTTTGATCTTGATGGAGATAGATTAGTAGTTGTAAAAAATGGAAAAAAACAAGCACCAGACATAACTCTTGGTTTAGGCATTGCAAAAGCACTTGAGATAGGATATAAGCGCTTTGTTTTGAGTATAGATTCTAGTGTTTCTATTGAGAAATTTATCAAAACACATGGAGGTCAAGTTCAAAGATCAAAAGTAGGAGAAGCGAATGTAGTAGATTTAATGATAAAAACCAAGTCACATGCAGGAGGCGAAGGAAGTAGTGCAGGATTTATCTTGCCAGAATTCAACATGTGCAGAGATGGAATATTGACTAGTGGATTAATAGCTGGCATGCTTGGAACCAAAACCTTTACTGATGTCATGAAATTCATGGAGCAGTATTTCCAATTCAGAACTAAAGTTGAAGTAGGATCGGTATTTCATAAAAAAACATTACAAATTTTATTAAACAAAATGAAAAAACAATACAGTGAAATAATTACACTTGACGGAATAAAATTAATCATTGATGAAGATAGTTGGTCACTAGTAAGACAATCAAATACTGAACATATCATAAGAATATCCACTGAATCAAATAATTTGAAAAAAGCAAGATCTATTCAGAAACAAGTTACAGAGTTAGTTAATCAAAGCTATGAACAAGCCAGACGAAATAGAAATAATTAA